The segment GTATTCATGCATGTATTTACATTTACTTGATGGGTCTAACTAATCACTGCAGCAATGCAATATATTGCTAAAAGAAAAGGAAGGCTTGCTTACTTTGGACCATATAGCATTTTGGTAAGCAAACTGTCCAAACTGTAAATGCAAAGATGTGTTGTAACTCTTGCACACAGAACCTATacattattttcagtttttttacgAAATAACATCCATCAAAGCTTTTGCAAAATGTTGGCACTGAAACAGAGGGAGCAATTTATCCTACTTGTCTCTAATCCTATTTAGGAAATTTGGTGTCAGCTGCCAGAATGTGTCTGACAAACTGCAAGCACAAATCAAGAAGTGGAACGGAAAAGAAGGCTGTGCAAGTGGTGGAGAGCGATGCTTATATAAggtaatgttatattatatggtagcatatatatattaacaaaattttgtatttctttaactGAAATCGGGTTGTATCATATTTTAAGCAGTCTCGTTATTAAGAGACACCTGTGTTACAAATGTTGACGATGTTTCAACCTATCAATTACATTCATGCCATTTTTTTGACCTCTTCAAAGATCTGGAGCAAGCTCTTTTAAATCGGTTTGCAATATTGTCTTTTGCACATTTATACTGTGGTAGTGTTTCATGAATTCAGGATCCTGTGCTGAGGATGCACTGTTCAAATACCAAATAAAGCTCTGCAATTAACCCCACATTTGATTTCCtgttatataatttattatgtTGTCCTTCTTAAAGTATTAAAGTCAAAGAACTAGAACTAGAGCTTCTGATGAAACTGTTCGACAGTTTATTTGGTTGCTTAAACTCATATGAGACATTATTCCTTCAATGTGAGCAATTAAACACAGAGTCAGGGCTGCCATTTTGATCATAGTGAAATACTTATGCAGCATCCGTATTGCACCAAAAGTATTAATAACGTCAAAAACATTGCAATGGCAGTTTTGACGCTACAAATAATGGCAGATATCGTTTAGGAGCATTCCGTGAAGTAAATTAAAATCTCCCGGCCGTCGATGCTTCTGCTGCTGAATACCTGTTGCAATATTTTTGAAGATGAGTGATTCTCGTTATTTATTTATGAGACCACTTTTTGGGATATAATACCGGTCAATTACCTTTATCATCATTTAGTACGATTTCTATAAATCTGAACACACCAAAGGAGTCCCTGCTGCTTGGCAGTGATGTTAATGTGGTTTCGTATCGGCAGCCATTGTGAACCGCAGTTTGTCCTCCAGCGGCTCCAACTGTGGACTGCTACCGGATTGCTTAATCGTCATTGGACGACCAGTCAGTCATTAGTCCAGTGATTGAAAGACCGTCGATGTCATGGCAAGGATTTGCCTGTTAATATAGCATCACCTGGGTCACTTCTTTCACCACCATTTAGGAGCTTGGATGATGGTAGCTGTTTCACTTCTGTAAACAGGGCTTGTTCTGTGAACTGGAAGAGTTCATTTGTTCACCGTCTTTCTTATCCAGTAACTTTATCTCCGTGGAGTTACCATGGTCTTCTCTTTACACTTAGTATTACCTAGTATAGTACGGTCACGTGCGAACAGAGTTCGAGAAAGAGATATGACTCCTTGTTCAGGTGGATCAACTTGAAACCTCTCGTACTTTGGCTGCAGCATTATTGGCTAATGGGCACTCTCTTGGCTTGGTTGCATGGCGGGCGACCGGTTGCAGTGTACCATGTATGTTTCTGCTCCTGAGTTATTTGCATTATATCATACAACATATTGTTTCATTCCATCTCAACTGAGGTTACTTTATCTCCTTCTAGCTGACTGGTGTGACCAAAGAGCAGTTGACTGCGACCCACACTACCCCAAACAAGGGGTACATCGATGATCTGACCTTCAAGTTCACAGAGACAACAGGCGCTACATGCTCTGTGGAGGTAAGTTCTTTAAGACAGCCTGTGTTTGAATTATCAAGTACCCTGACTTTCTGAGATATCATCACAAAATGGTAATGGTTTGTTcaccatgtttgtttgttgccTTAGTGTCACAAAAGGactgtttattattaatttgtatAAAATACTTTTGTGGaaccttttgttttgttagaaGTCAAAAAGCAACTGTTGATAAAACTGCTTGTTGAACTTGAaatcccccccaccaaccccccccccccaaaaaaaaataaaagaaaagtcaGAATCTTCCTGCTGGGTTATAATTGTATGTTCTTATGTTCACATCTCTTTTTTTCTGGGTTTTTCTTCTGTGCTCTTTTGCTTTTGTCTGTTTGCTTTTGAAGAATATCCTAGTAGGTTCTAATGATTAGACCAACAAACTTTCACGCTCctttaaaaaccaaattatgTCATTACATtgaatttcattattttgcACGGTAGTGGGTACATTAAATATTGTACAGTACCCGTGCTCGCATTGTAAATGTCACTCTCATGTGACATTTGCCGTTGTATAATTGTGTTATTGCTAAGCATCTATGTTCTGCAAGAATTAGAGCTTTTGTTGCTGAGAAGCTTTTCAGCCTGGCTTCTTGCTTCAAACCATAAACGGATGCGAACCAGCTGCAGTTATGTAATCTTCGAGGCCACTATTAATCCATGGAAATGGAAAAGTTACAAGTAACTGGACAGGGCCTTGAAACTAGGCAGAAAGGAACATACTGATATGTATGAAATTCAAATTGGTGGTATACGGTTGTATCTTGCCAGAATGTCTCACAGTCAGATATGTTCATTGGTGCGGTTTAAatttctctctatctctctctctctgtttacATCAGGGCCACTCAACATCTGAAGTGATATATGCTATTCTGGACTACGGCACTAATTACTGCAACCTTGAAAACTTGATTACAGGTAAAGTGGAATAGCTTAATTCTCGGGAGAATGTAGCCGAGTAACGTATAGCAGAGAGAAATTGTATAAAGAAAATTGGGGAGATTTGCTAGATTGATGCAAATATGTGTAGTAGCTTTTACGCACAGAATCTTTGATGTCGGTTGCTTCATTGAACAGCACTAAGTGCTACCAAGGTGTTATGTCTAAATAATAAATCTATCTT is part of the Apostichopus japonicus isolate 1M-3 chromosome 11, ASM3797524v1, whole genome shotgun sequence genome and harbors:
- the LOC139975774 gene encoding uncharacterized protein; the encoded protein is MFFKGAFVILPVVLAVLVARECFSYPLHAQCTIEWKFGVSCQNVSDKLQAQIKKWNGKEGCASGGERCLYKLTGVTKEQLTATHTTPNKGYIDDLTFKFTETTGATCSVEGHSTSEVIYAILDYGTNYCNLENLITGSQLDNVTGYTQSTSDKVCTQYSSADCDKY